The Plodia interpunctella isolate USDA-ARS_2022_Savannah chromosome 11, ilPloInte3.2, whole genome shotgun sequence genome includes a window with the following:
- the LOC128673852 gene encoding spermatogenesis-associated protein 20 isoform X5 has protein sequence MIKMTTPSAESSSADTPKHTNSLVSEKSPYLLQHAHNPVQWYPWCQEAIDKAKAENKLIFLSVGYSTCHWCHVMEKESFENEDIAKVMNEHFVNIKVDREERPDIDRVYMLFVMATTGGGGWPMSVFLTPDLKPVTGGTYFPPEDKYGRPGFKTVLLSLAKKWKENREQFMDASISIIDALKKIAIIDPDTSASIPGEAAWDKCVKRFITNYEPDFGGFGTAPKFPQASIFNFLFHYYARDKSHPEGQKCLEMCLYTLTKIAKGGIHDHVSSGFARYSVDNDWHVPHFEKMLYDQAQLVVAYSDAYLATKEEFYADVVRDIIKYVNRDLRHASGGYYSAEDADSYPTFGAPHKKEGAFCVWEYNELKNLLDNKKINDIPYLDVFCDYFSVEDDGNISHGSDPHGELENKNVLIIYGSKEETAEKFGLTLEQFNYVISECIEVLYQARQKRPRPHLDTKILCSWNGLIIAGLAQAGQGLGEKDYVDDAIKTANFIKKHLYDERTKTLLHSCYRDENGSISQTEQPIKGFLDDYAFLIKGLLDLYEASLDFRWLDWARELQTTQNSLFWDMESGGYFTCSNEDNTVLLRLKEDQDGAEPSGNSVSCHNLLRLAAYADKSALAEGGDLERDLAKKILLAFSKRLVDMPTALPEMMSALMFYRDSPTQVLITGGYSDPRTLELVRVVRSRLLPGRVLAVADPADVPAGMSDKPNTDARTVLNRIRAADVPTAYVCRRYACSLPVTDSKQLENLLDEAPAATVSTK, from the exons ATGATAAAGATGACTACCCCCAGTGCAGAATCCAGTTCAGCTGACACACCCAAGCACACAAATAGTTTGGTATCTGAAAAATCAccatatttattacaacatGCTCACAACCCCGTGCAATGGTACCCTTGGTGCCAGGAAGCCATAGATAAAGCTAAAGCAGAAAATAAGCTCATATTCCTTTCAGTTGGCTATTCTACATGCCATTGGTGCCATGTTATGGAGAAAGAGTCCTTTGAAAATGAAGATATTGCGAAAGTAATGAATGAGCACTTTGTTAACATTAAAGTGGATCGGGAGGAACGTCCAGATATTGACAGGGTGTACATGTTATTTGTTATGGCAACAACAGGAGGCGGTGGCTGGCCCATGTCTGTGTTCCTTACCCCTGATTTAAAACCTGTCACTGGAGGCACTTACTTCCCACCAGAAGATAAATATGGTCGTCCAGGttttaaaacagttttgttGTCTCTTGCCAAGAAGTGGAAGGAAAACCGTGAACAATTTATGGATGCCAGCATCAGTATAATAGACGCATTGAAGAAGATTGCTATTATTGATCCCGATACTTCTGCTTCCATTCCTGGTGAAGCAGCTTGGGATAAATGTGTCAAACGATTCATAACAAACTATGAGCCAGATTTTGGTGGATTTGGTACAGctccaaaattcccacaagcgtctatattcaattttctatttcattacTATGCCCGCGATAAGTCACACCCAGAAGGGCAAAAATGTTTGGAAATGTGTTTGTACACATTAACGAAAATTGCAAAGGGCGGAATTCATGATCATGTGTCGAGTGGTTTCGCGCGCTACTCTGTAGATAACGATTGGCATGTACcgcattttgaaaaaatgttgtatGATCAGGCCCAACTAGTTGTTGCCTACTCTGATGCATATCTTGCTACAAAAGAGGAATTTTATGCAGATGTAGTCCGAGACATTATCAAGTACGTGAACAGAGATCTGAGACATGCTTCTGGTGGATATTACAGTGCCGAAGATGCTGATTCATACCCTACTTTTGGAGCGCCACACAAAAAAGAAGGAGCATTTTGTGTGTGGGAGTATaacgaattaaaaaatctgttaGACAATAAGAAGATAAATGATATTCCCTATTTGGATGTTTTCTGTGATTACTTTAGCGTCGAAGACGATGGTAACATTTCACACGGGAGCGATCCTCACGGTGAACTAGAGAATAAGAATGTATTGATTATTTATGGCAGTAAGGAGGAAACTGCGGAGAAATTCGGACTAACTTTGGAGCAATTTAACTACGTGATTTCAGAATGTATTGAGGTGTTGTACCAAGCTCGCCAGAAGAGACCACGGCCGCACTTGGACACCAAAATCCTGTGTTCTTGGAATGGCCTCATTATCGCTGGCTTGGCGCAAGCGGGACAAGGATTGGGAGAAAAGGACTATGTTGATGATGCAATAAAAACAGCTAATTTCATCAAGAAACACTTGTATGATGAGAGAACAAAGACTCTCTTGCATTCATGCTACAGAGATGAAAATGGATCGATTTCTCAAAC TGAGCAGCCAATCAAAGGCTTCCTGGACGACTACGCGTTCCTCATCAAAGGTCTGCTGGACTTATACGAGGCTTCTCTAGACTTTCGCTGGCTGGACTGGGCACGGGAATTGCAGACTACGCAGAACAGCCTGTTCTGGGACATGGAGAGTGGTGGATACTTCACATGTTCAAATGAAGACAACACGGTGCTGCTGCGTCTCAAAGAag ACCAAGATGGCGCGGAGCCGTCAGGCAACAGCGTGTCATGCCACAACCTCCTCCGCTTAGCCGCGTACGCCGACAAAAGCGCCTTGGCCGAGGGCGGCGATCTCGAACGGGACTTAGCCAAGAAGATACTGCTTGCCTTCTCTAAGAGATTGGTTGATATGCCTACTGCTTTGCCAGAGATGATGTCCGCGCTTATGTTTTATAGGGATTCGCCCACTCAG GTGCTGATAACGGGCGGCTACTCGGACCCGCGCACGCTGGAGCTGGTGCGCGTGGTGCGGTCGCGGCTGCTGCCCGGCCGCGTGCTGGCGGTCGCCGACCCCGCCGACGTGCCCGCCGGTATGTCCGACAAGC CAAACACTGATGCTAGAACTG TGCTGAACCGCATCCGAGCCGCGGATGTGCCAACGGCGTACGTGTGCCGGCGGTATGCGTGTTCGCTTCCCGTCACAGACTCCAAGCAGCTGGAGAATCTGCTGGACGAAGCGCCCGCTGCCACCGTCAGTACCAAATAG